The genomic region ACACAGCCTCTTCCCGCGTGGTGGCGACAGAAGCTAACTCTCAGGTGAGTTGTGATGTCAGAAAATACTCTACAGTTTATGTTTTGACATgtcctttgacattttttaggacaATTCGAGTGCTAACTTTGTGTAGCGTCGCAGTGAGCTTGGTTTAAGTAGAGTTTGTGTCCTAGTTTGTCTTCATTCCTCAGTGTTTGGTGTTGAAATCACCAACACCTTGTGATGTCCTCGAAGAGctagaaaacagttttttgccGTCAAATGTTTGTGGTGGAGTACAACATTTGCAACTGTATGTAGCGGTGCAAGACAGTTACAAAGTAGCAGAAAATTGAATTCTGTGGTGAAGTAAAAGTTTTTATGataaagtcagttttattattatttttttttcaaaatctgtaCGGCATAGGAAGTCCCCAATACAAACCCTCAACaggaaaaacaatgcaaaaaacataAGGAAGAGCACCTGCGGATGGACCAGTGACAGAGGAATTATTTACATCCTATACTCTACAATATTACATAAGAAGTAGTTTCTAAATATGAAATAAGTTATAGTATGTAAGTACAACcaggaaaatgtaataattaaaaataaaagtactcaaGTATCAAGtatcaatttaattaattaaaattgattaatattaaaaaaaactaaaaatactaCCAAAATGATTGTCGATTAACTTGCTTCTCAGTTGACTTTAAGATGCACTAACAAATAATGGCAGtggtgtaaaaagtacaatatttctctttGAAGTATAATCAAGTAGAATCAGAAAGtggcatgaaattaaaatagtcaattaaagtaaaatcacCTTCACCTGGTATTTAAGCAAAGTATttgattaaatgtacttaattaaaTTCCACCTCTGGGATGGATGAATGGAGGAAGCACCTCAACAGTGTACTTCAGGAGGAcagcaatgcttttttttccaccattgtATTCAATGTTTGGTTTAAGTAGTGCTGAGAAAAATAGCTTGCCTGATGTTAATTTagctaaatttgttttttattttgttatcatTAGCTTGTTTAACTGCACTTGTTAATCCAATACACTGAATACTGCAGTGTaaagtaattaagtacatttattcaagtgcAGTACAGTTTTTGAGCTGCTTTTGTTTATATTGAGTTGTCCAGGGTTATGCTACTTAATACTTCtcacttctactccactacacacAGAGGCAAATATATGATTTATTCCACCCAGTACATTTATCAGAGGGCAGGAGTATAACTATACAGATATATAATAAGATTCCAATAATATTACATATAGAAGAGTCTCTACCAATCAGCCCAATGCATGCTTTTACAATGATACTTTAACTACTTTTTGCTGTTAATACTTTGTATTTTAACTTAAGAGGAATCTTAAATGTAGTActtctacttttctttttttttttgcagtattaatattttcttaagTGACAGGTATGAATACTTTTCTCCTCATTGACTGAATACTACTAATGAAAGTGTATACGTCATTTTGAACCATTCCAGTCAGGATGTGTTGGTGGCGTGCCAAATCTGTCAGCCcatatgaaaaatgaatattatgttgctaaaaggttaaataaacaatttataaACTGATATAATAGAGGTTTTAGGAGAGTTATAGATGTTCTAACGTGACGTTAGAGctccaaatcatttttttaatcactgattagatgatttttttcacaatttgccttttttattttggtctatAAAACATAAGAAGTGGCTATGCGTACTATGTTTCCCAAAGTGACATATTGAAACAGACTACAACAAAAAGATCTGaaatttatgatttaaaacacaaattaagaaGCTGCTCTTATGGATTCATCAATTTGCCTCAgcactgcaaaaaacacacgCAAAACAGACAGTATAATCATGATTTACTatttatgtcacaaaaatgtctaaaatcatTTAAGACAAGGCTCTCAGaaacattttatcatcataCAAAGTTTAGAAGCTTTCGTTATACTCTGTGTTTGGTTCTTAAACATTATTCTGTGATGCAGTTATTGTCAGCGATGTGGACGTTGAAGGCGGCCGCTCTGGGTGTGGTGGCCCTCACTGTCAGTGTGGAGCTGCTTGGCTGGCTCGTCCGTCGCCTCAGGCCTGGAAGAATCCTCAATGAGGTCCTCTTCTTTCCCTCAGAGGTGGCCTGTGTGGAGCACATCTTCACTCCCTCGTCGCCTCAGTAAGTGGAACATAATCTCTGCATTGAGTAAAAGGAAGCTATGTGTGATTTACTCCGTATCACTGTCGAGTGTGTTGTGATAATGGCCACTAATGCAGAAATTCATAGCCCCTTGATGCTTTTACTAAGTGGATTTAGTCCCTGCAACTGCCATTCGTCATCCCAATCGTTTTTCACTTGAGAGAGGACTAATACTTTACctactgaatacattttttccatacaaaATTAGATcttgaaaacaaaatttgaacCAAAGTATGagctatttgtatttttgccagCTGTGCTTCTGTTGTTGTCAAATACCGCTATTGTAGCCTTACGATTTAGTTCCAGTCTTTCTTGACAACTTGGGTAAGCAGTTCAGTATATTGGGTTATTAGGATTTTTGGCTGACCTATGGAAGATCAGCAGGTGATACAATAAGTAGGCACACTCTTATTTTGCCTTATGCTTGGCTCTTCCAGCTCCTGTCTCTGCCCGTTGCCTCATGGTGTGGAGACC from Plectropomus leopardus isolate mb unplaced genomic scaffold, YSFRI_Pleo_2.0 unplaced_scaffold11700, whole genome shotgun sequence harbors:
- the LOC121963562 gene encoding mitochondrial cardiolipin hydrolase-like, which produces MWTLKAAALGVVALTVSVELLGWLVRRLRPGRILNEVLFFPSEVACVEHIFTPSSPHSCLCPLPHGVETSFSRLLHYILSSSSSLDLCVFAFSNMDLCRAVLALQSRGVTVRVLTDKDYAAIQGSQIGVLRKA